From one Acetonema longum DSM 6540 genomic stretch:
- a CDS encoding B3/4 domain-containing protein produces MSITSLVIDQNIRQAAPACRLGYIIISNAALRGTPPSLTQEFSQLQTELAKIYNLNILPTLPRISAVRSMYKKLSIDPSRYRPASEALVRRVLQNKGVYYVNSAVDVSNYCSIKFLQPFGLYDLNSKVRXLXR; encoded by the coding sequence ATGAGCATAACTTCACTAGTCATTGATCAGAACATCAGACAAGCAGCGCCTGCGTGTCGGTTAGGCTATATCATTATCAGCAATGCGGCCCTGCGGGGAACCCCCCCTTCGTTGACCCAAGAGTTTTCACAGTTGCAGACGGAACTAGCCAAAATTTATAATCTAAACATTTTGCCTACTCTGCCAAGGATCAGCGCCGTGCGCAGCATGTATAAAAAACTGTCTATCGATCCTTCCCGTTACCGTCCGGCTTCAGAGGCGCTGGTCAGGAGGGTGCTGCAGAATAAAGGTGTCTATTACGTCAATAGCGCCGTAGACGTGAGCAATTATTGCTCGATCAAATTTTTGCAGCCTTTTGGGTTATATGACCTGAATAGTAAGGTACGTNGGTTAGNTCGTT
- the ybaK gene encoding Cys-tRNA(Pro) deacylase: MKKTNAARLLDGLGITYELKEYDVDENDLSAESVAAKVGLPAEQVFKTLVVRGDKSGVIMACIPGAAELDLKKLAAASGNKKAEMVPLKEVLPLTGYIRGGVSPIGAKKKYPVFLDESASQWSFLSISAGLRGGQLLLAPAALIQATGATVCPITG; encoded by the coding sequence ATGAAAAAAACCAATGCAGCTCGTTTACTGGATGGTCTCGGGATCACCTATGAGCTCAAAGAATACGATGTGGATGAAAATGACCTAAGTGCCGAAAGCGTGGCCGCCAAAGTTGGCCTGCCGGCTGAACAGGTTTTTAAGACGCTGGTAGTCCGGGGTGATAAAAGCGGGGTCATTATGGCCTGTATACCCGGCGCAGCAGAATTGGATCTAAAAAAATTGGCGGCTGCCAGTGGCAATAAAAAAGCAGAAATGGTGCCGCTAAAAGAAGTGTTGCCTCTCACCGGCTACATCCGGGGCGGCGTATCACCGATTGGAGCCAAGAAAAAATATCCGGTATTTCTTGATGAAAGCGCATCGCAATGGTCATTTCTGTCCATTAGCGCCGGACTTCGGGGGGGCCAGTTATTGCTGGCGCCTGCGGCTTTAATTCAGGCTACCGGAGCAACGGTGTGCCCGATAACTGGATAG